Proteins from a genomic interval of Tenacibaculum sp. SZ-18:
- a CDS encoding response regulator, whose product MQHKKYNALLIDDHPLIAEAYKSAFKFIENRNEAISFNILTATDCDSACEILNDYANNNDHLEIVFLDMRLPPSKDGTLLSGEDLGLRINELLPETKIIVSTTFNDNYRVHSILKNLNPEGFLVKNDLTPNELVQAIEEVLEDPPYYSKTVMKLLRNEVSSDLLLDDIDRKILYEISVGSKTKDLPEIVHLSMPAIEKRKRQLRKIFALNSTDDRELILTAKDKGFI is encoded by the coding sequence ATGCAGCATAAAAAGTACAATGCCTTACTTATTGATGATCATCCGCTAATTGCAGAAGCTTACAAAAGCGCTTTTAAATTTATTGAGAATAGAAATGAAGCTATTTCTTTTAATATTTTAACCGCTACAGATTGCGATTCTGCCTGTGAAATTTTAAATGATTACGCTAATAATAATGATCATTTAGAAATTGTTTTTCTTGATATGAGATTACCACCTTCTAAAGATGGAACTTTATTATCGGGAGAAGATTTAGGATTGAGAATTAATGAGCTTTTGCCTGAAACTAAAATCATTGTTTCAACTACTTTCAATGATAATTATAGAGTTCATAGTATTCTAAAAAACTTAAATCCCGAAGGATTTTTGGTTAAAAATGACTTAACACCAAATGAATTAGTACAAGCCATTGAAGAAGTATTAGAAGATCCGCCATATTATAGTAAAACAGTTATGAAACTTTTGAGAAATGAAGTTTCGAGTGACTTACTTTTGGATGATATCGATCGAAAAATTTTATATGAAATATCTGTAGGTAGCAAAACGAAAGACTTACCGGAAATTGTTCACTTATCGATGCCAGCCATTGAAAAACGAAAACGTCAGTTAAGAAAAATATTTGCACTCAATTCAACAGATGATAGAGAACTTATATTAACTGCGAAAGACAAAGGGTTTATTTAA
- a CDS encoding acetyl-CoA carboxylase carboxyltransferase subunit alpha, translated as MEYLDFEMPIKELEDQLAKCHDIGKESEIDVTETCKKIEKKLEKARKDIYKNLTPWQRVQLSRHPNRPYTLDYINAICGDTFMELHGDRSVKDDKAMIGGLGKIGDQSFMFIGQQKGYNTKTRQYRNFGMANPEGYRKALRLMKMAEKFGIPVVTLLDTPGAYPGLEAEERGQGEAIARNIFEMTRLKTPIITIVIGEGASGGALGIGVGDRVYMMENTWYTVISPESCSSILWRSWEFKEQAAEALKLTGDDMKKLKLIDGIIEEPAGGAHTNREGAFEAVKSQIVKAFEELKDLDDASLVSKRMDKYANMGVYKE; from the coding sequence ATGGAATATTTAGATTTTGAAATGCCAATTAAAGAGCTAGAAGATCAGTTGGCAAAATGTCATGATATCGGAAAAGAAAGTGAGATAGATGTTACTGAAACGTGCAAGAAAATCGAAAAAAAATTAGAAAAGGCTAGGAAAGATATTTACAAGAACTTAACTCCATGGCAGCGTGTACAATTATCACGTCACCCTAACAGACCATATACATTGGATTATATCAATGCTATTTGTGGTGATACATTCATGGAATTACATGGTGATAGAAGTGTTAAGGATGACAAAGCAATGATTGGTGGTCTTGGAAAAATCGGAGATCAGTCTTTCATGTTTATTGGACAACAGAAAGGGTACAATACCAAAACTCGTCAATATCGTAACTTCGGAATGGCGAATCCGGAAGGATACCGTAAAGCATTGCGCTTAATGAAAATGGCGGAGAAATTTGGAATACCTGTAGTAACTTTATTAGATACTCCAGGTGCTTATCCAGGTTTAGAAGCTGAAGAAAGAGGACAAGGTGAAGCGATTGCTCGTAACATTTTTGAAATGACGCGTTTAAAAACTCCAATCATTACAATTGTAATTGGAGAAGGAGCTTCTGGTGGAGCTTTAGGAATTGGAGTAGGAGATAGAGTTTACATGATGGAAAATACTTGGTATACTGTTATTTCTCCTGAGTCTTGTTCTTCTATTTTATGGCGTAGTTGGGAATTTAAAGAGCAAGCAGCTGAGGCTTTAAAATTAACTGGAGATGACATGAAGAAATTGAAGTTAATCGACGGTATTATAGAAGAACCAGCGGGCGGTGCACATACGAACAGAGAAGGAGCTTTTGAAGCGGTAAAATCTCAAATTGTAAAGGCTTTTGAAGAGTTAAAAGATTTAGATGACGCTTCGTTAGTTTCAAAACGTATGGATAAATATGCAAATATGGGTGTTTACAAAGAGTAG
- a CDS encoding DMT family transporter → MQESKLKNYLLLHFIVFIWGFTAILGKLITIEAIPLVWYRMLIAVVFICIYFTVEKKSFNIPRKALLKFFITGAIIAVHWITFFKAIKVSNVSVALVTMSTGAFFTALLEPIFFKRRINPLEMIMGLLVIIGLYIIFNFESQYSLGIIYALISASLSALFAVLNGIFIKDYEADTISLYQLLFGVVVVTIYLGVTGSFTTEFFVLESSDWLYLILLGSICTAYAFIASVKVMKYLTPYTVMLTINLEPIYAIVLALIVFGDTEQMNVEFYYGAFIVLFVVLLNGILKNSSKIKKKLQR, encoded by the coding sequence ATGCAAGAAAGTAAACTTAAAAATTATCTATTATTACATTTCATAGTTTTTATTTGGGGATTTACAGCGATACTTGGAAAGTTAATTACCATTGAAGCAATTCCACTTGTTTGGTATAGAATGCTAATAGCGGTGGTATTTATTTGTATTTATTTTACTGTGGAGAAGAAATCTTTTAATATACCGCGAAAAGCACTTTTAAAATTTTTTATTACTGGTGCCATAATAGCAGTACATTGGATAACGTTTTTTAAAGCCATAAAAGTTTCAAATGTATCTGTTGCATTAGTAACAATGAGCACAGGAGCCTTTTTTACTGCTTTACTCGAACCTATATTTTTTAAAAGAAGAATTAATCCTCTAGAAATGATAATGGGCTTATTAGTAATTATAGGTTTATATATCATTTTTAATTTCGAAAGTCAGTATAGCTTGGGTATTATTTATGCTTTAATTTCTGCTTCCCTTTCAGCGTTATTTGCTGTTCTAAATGGAATTTTTATTAAGGATTATGAAGCAGATACAATATCGCTATATCAACTTTTATTTGGAGTAGTTGTTGTGACCATTTACTTAGGAGTTACTGGAAGTTTCACAACTGAATTCTTTGTGTTAGAAAGTTCTGACTGGTTATACTTAATCTTATTAGGAAGTATCTGTACAGCTTATGCCTTTATTGCTTCTGTAAAAGTGATGAAATATTTAACTCCTTACACAGTAATGCTTACAATTAATTTAGAGCCTATTTACGCTATTGTGTTGGCGCTCATTGTCTTTGGTGATACAGAGCAAATGAATGTAGAGTTTTATTACGGAGCATTTATAGTCTTATTTGTTGTTTTGTTGAATGGGATATTGAAAAATTCTTCAAAAATTAAAAAGAAATTACAACGATAA
- a CDS encoding LptF/LptG family permease, protein MKILDWYILKRYLTTFLFTLLILIPIAVAIDISEKIDKFLRDETLTFFIIVNDYYKNFIIYYANTFMPLALFIAVIVFTSRLANNTEIVAINNSQISFTRFLFPYFIGATIVTVLALYMNHYVVPSSSKTRKKFENTYLKKSKYKDQMISDFSLQLNDSTYMFVQTYNLKNNNGHKFSTEVYDGLKLKYKLIADRITWRDSVFSLLNWKERKIFDDRDSISSGNRIDKKFLFTPKDFNYKSAMAQEMPSPELAEFIRISRKRGVKNLNAYLVELYKRTSLPLASYILTLIAVALAHRKRRGGIGVNLALGIAIMFVYVFFLKVAEVLGAVAGANSLLNVWMPNMIFGAYGIYLYINARK, encoded by the coding sequence GTGAAAATACTTGATTGGTACATATTAAAAAGATATCTAACAACGTTTTTATTTACGTTGTTAATATTAATTCCAATTGCTGTAGCAATTGATATTTCTGAGAAAATAGATAAATTCTTACGTGATGAAACATTGACTTTTTTCATTATCGTCAACGATTATTACAAGAACTTTATTATTTACTATGCAAATACGTTTATGCCATTGGCATTATTTATTGCAGTAATTGTTTTTACTTCGAGATTGGCAAATAATACTGAAATTGTTGCTATAAATAATTCACAAATTTCATTTACCCGATTTTTATTTCCATACTTTATTGGTGCTACTATAGTCACAGTTCTTGCATTATATATGAATCATTATGTTGTTCCATCAAGTAGTAAAACAAGAAAAAAATTCGAAAACACATACCTTAAAAAGTCAAAGTACAAAGATCAAATGATTTCTGATTTTAGTCTGCAATTGAATGACAGTACCTACATGTTCGTTCAAACTTATAATCTTAAAAACAATAATGGGCATAAGTTCTCTACTGAAGTATACGATGGTTTAAAACTAAAATATAAACTTATTGCCGACAGAATAACCTGGAGAGATTCTGTTTTTAGTTTATTAAATTGGAAAGAGAGAAAGATTTTTGATGATCGAGATAGTATTTCTTCGGGAAATAGAATAGACAAGAAGTTTTTGTTTACTCCAAAAGATTTTAATTATAAATCTGCTATGGCTCAAGAAATGCCATCGCCTGAATTAGCTGAATTTATTAGAATATCAAGAAAAAGAGGTGTAAAAAACCTTAATGCCTATTTAGTTGAATTGTACAAAAGGACTAGTTTACCGTTAGCTTCATATATTTTAACATTAATAGCAGTAGCACTGGCTCATAGAAAAAGACGAGGAGGAATCGGTGTAAACCTAGCTTTAGGTATTGCTATTATGTTCGTATATGTGTTCTTCTTAAAAGTAGCAGAAGTTTTAGGTGCGGTAGCAGGAGCAAATTCTTTACTTAATGTCTGGATGCCAAATATGATATTTGGAGCATACGGAATCTATCTTTATATCAATGCAAGAAAGTAA
- the tgt gene encoding tRNA guanosine(34) transglycosylase Tgt has protein sequence MQFKLENTDPKSKARAGVITTDHGTIETPIFMPVGTVASVKGVHQSELKDEINPDIILGNTYHLYLRPKTAILEQAGGLHKFMNWDRNILTDSGGYQVYSLSGRRKINEEGVKFKSHIDGSTHFFTPENVMEIQRSIGADIIMAFDECTPYPCDYNYAKNSMHMTHRWLKRCIEHLGKVPTKYGYEQTLFPIVQGSTYKDLRKQSAEFIASVEAEGNAIGGLSVGEPAEEMYAMTDVVCSVLPEDKPRYLMGVGTPINILENIALGVDMFDCVMPTRNARNGMLFTAYGSINIKNKKWENDFSPIDEMGITFVDTLYSKAYLRHLFASKELLGKQIASIHNLGFYLWLVREARKHIKAGDFAQWKDKMVKQMSNRL, from the coding sequence ATGCAGTTTAAATTAGAAAATACGGATCCTAAAAGTAAAGCGAGAGCAGGTGTAATTACTACGGATCACGGGACAATTGAAACTCCAATTTTTATGCCTGTTGGTACGGTAGCTTCTGTAAAAGGAGTTCATCAGTCAGAGCTTAAAGACGAGATCAATCCAGATATAATTTTAGGGAATACTTACCATTTGTATTTAAGACCCAAAACAGCTATTCTTGAACAGGCGGGTGGCTTACATAAGTTCATGAATTGGGATAGAAATATTTTAACCGATAGTGGAGGATACCAGGTATATTCCTTGTCGGGGCGAAGAAAGATCAATGAAGAGGGTGTGAAATTTAAGAGTCATATTGACGGTTCTACGCATTTTTTTACACCAGAAAACGTAATGGAAATTCAAAGATCTATAGGAGCCGATATAATCATGGCATTTGATGAGTGTACACCTTATCCTTGTGATTATAATTATGCGAAGAATTCAATGCATATGACCCATCGTTGGTTAAAAAGATGTATTGAGCATTTGGGGAAAGTTCCAACAAAATATGGTTACGAACAAACATTATTTCCAATCGTACAAGGAAGTACTTATAAAGATTTGCGTAAGCAATCTGCTGAATTTATTGCTTCGGTTGAAGCAGAAGGAAATGCTATTGGTGGTTTATCGGTTGGTGAACCTGCTGAAGAAATGTATGCAATGACTGATGTTGTATGTAGCGTTCTTCCTGAAGACAAACCTAGATATTTAATGGGCGTTGGTACACCAATCAATATTCTTGAAAATATAGCGTTAGGTGTTGATATGTTCGATTGTGTAATGCCAACAAGAAATGCAAGAAATGGAATGTTATTTACAGCTTATGGAAGCATTAATATAAAGAACAAAAAATGGGAGAATGATTTTTCTCCAATCGACGAAATGGGTATAACTTTCGTTGATACTCTATATTCAAAGGCATATTTACGTCATTTATTTGCATCAAAAGAATTACTTGGTAAGCAAATAGCTTCTATACATAACCTTGGTTTCTATTTATGGTTAGTAAGAGAAGCAAGAAAGCATATCAAGGCAGGTGATTTCGCGCAGTGGAAGGATAAAATGGTGAAACAAATGAGTAATCGTTTGTAA
- the rluF gene encoding 23S rRNA pseudouridine(2604) synthase RluF translates to MEKNNQESTNLNKFISSTGICSRREAERLIIAGRVTINGKPTQLGNRVFDGDVVKIDGKSLKAKPKTIYIALNKPVGIVCTTDSKERKNIIKFVGHPQRLFPIGRLDKPSEGLIFLTNDGDIVNKILRAGNNHQKEYIVSVNKPINDRFAQRMSNGIPILGTVTKKCKVEIINSTTFKIILTQGLNRQIRRMCEYLGYNVTKLKRTRIMNVELGTLKVGEWRELSKEEMSKINTLVKSSSKTEEASVQKTPQKPQSKTSSKRNFKSKFGRQRKK, encoded by the coding sequence ATGGAGAAAAATAATCAAGAGTCGACGAACCTAAATAAATTTATAAGCTCAACTGGAATATGTTCTAGAAGAGAAGCTGAACGATTAATAATAGCAGGTCGAGTAACTATTAATGGAAAACCTACGCAATTAGGAAACAGAGTATTTGATGGTGATGTAGTTAAAATTGATGGAAAATCTTTGAAAGCAAAACCAAAAACAATCTATATAGCTTTAAATAAACCTGTTGGAATTGTTTGTACTACTGATAGTAAAGAGCGTAAGAATATTATAAAATTTGTTGGCCATCCTCAACGATTATTTCCAATTGGAAGACTAGATAAACCATCAGAAGGATTAATCTTTTTGACGAATGATGGAGATATTGTAAATAAAATTCTTCGTGCAGGAAACAACCATCAAAAGGAATATATAGTTTCTGTAAATAAACCTATCAACGATAGATTTGCGCAAAGAATGAGCAATGGGATTCCTATTTTGGGAACCGTAACAAAGAAATGTAAAGTTGAAATCATTAATTCTACCACATTCAAGATTATACTTACACAAGGACTAAATAGACAAATTAGAAGAATGTGTGAATATTTAGGTTATAACGTTACAAAATTAAAGAGAACCCGAATAATGAATGTAGAATTGGGAACTTTAAAAGTAGGTGAGTGGAGAGAACTATCAAAAGAGGAAATGAGTAAGATAAATACCCTAGTTAAATCTTCTAGTAAAACTGAAGAAGCTTCAGTTCAAAAAACTCCTCAGAAGCCTCAGAGTAAAACCTCTTCTAAAAGAAACTTCAAATCTAAGTTTGGTCGTCAAAGAAAAAAATAG
- a CDS encoding PorP/SprF family type IX secretion system membrane protein, whose amino-acid sequence MKKYRIIPILLLFVSNVFGQENDLPQYINHMADNPFLISPAYAGIGSGLQVRLNGVSQWIGVKNAPDTQSLTVEARLAERFGGGLTMFNDSNGFTSQKGARISLASHLILSDVYDSFLSLGLSYSFINFGIDTSQNNTGQVLPNRVINTSNFDISMLYRFGRFAISGNVVNLLDKKVDQVFGNGEPEVLRRYSVYTNYNYRINRDTELEPSAYVEYFEATKRSRTDINVKLRKRIFNGYVWGGLSYTFLNDQFFKPNAIAPLFGLKKDKFYVSYGFSITVNEVIGFNNGTHMITLGFDYDRRPSLARCTRKMIMF is encoded by the coding sequence ATGAAGAAATATAGAATAATCCCCATATTACTTTTATTTGTCTCGAATGTATTCGGACAAGAGAATGATTTACCTCAGTACATCAATCACATGGCTGACAATCCATTTCTGATATCTCCAGCTTATGCTGGTATTGGATCAGGGTTACAAGTAAGATTAAATGGAGTAAGTCAGTGGATTGGAGTTAAAAATGCTCCAGACACACAGTCCCTAACCGTGGAAGCTCGTTTAGCCGAGCGCTTCGGAGGTGGTTTAACAATGTTTAATGATTCAAATGGATTCACTTCTCAGAAAGGAGCACGTATATCATTGGCAAGTCACTTAATTTTAAGTGATGTCTATGATAGTTTTCTATCTTTAGGATTGAGTTATAGTTTTATCAATTTTGGCATTGATACATCTCAGAATAACACTGGTCAAGTATTACCTAATCGTGTTATTAATACGTCTAACTTTGATATTAGTATGTTATACCGTTTTGGTCGTTTTGCCATTAGTGGTAATGTGGTAAATTTGTTAGACAAAAAGGTAGATCAAGTATTTGGAAATGGTGAACCTGAAGTCTTAAGAAGATATTCTGTTTATACAAATTATAACTATCGAATCAATAGAGATACAGAACTAGAGCCATCTGCGTATGTTGAATATTTTGAAGCCACCAAAAGATCTAGAACTGATATTAATGTTAAGCTTAGAAAAAGAATTTTTAACGGATATGTTTGGGGTGGATTAAGTTATACTTTTTTAAACGATCAGTTCTTCAAGCCTAACGCTATTGCTCCTTTATTCGGTTTAAAGAAAGATAAGTTTTACGTTTCTTATGGATTCAGTATTACTGTTAATGAAGTAATTGGTTTCAACAACGGAACACACATGATTACCTTAGGTTTTGACTATGATAGAAGACCAAGTTTAGCACGTTGTACACGAAAAATGATAATGTTCTAA